The sequence GCGGGACTGGACTCATCCACGGACGGGAGAGCGCCTGCGCTTGCCTTTGCACGAATCCGCGATTCAGCGTGCCGTCCGGTTGGCGACCAAGCGGGCCGGCGTCGCCAAGCATGTCACCTGTCACGCTCTCCGTCATTCCTTCGCCACCCATCTTCTGGAGGACGGGTACGACATCCGGACCGTTCAGGAGCTTCTGGGGCACCAGGACGTGGCGACGACCATGATCTACACTCACGTCCTGAACCGTGGCGGCCTCGCCGTCCGCAGCCCCGCCGACCGCCTGTAGTCCGAAAACCCTTACGCGCGCACTGAACATGTGCCAACCCAGTCGCCCGCACGGTTCTCTCTTGCCCTATCATCAGCCAACGCGCACGTTTAACGCCGATGCGCCGCCACCTCGCCGGCCGGGATACGAGCGGGGGGCGCAGTCGTATGGCCGGGCCCAGAGCGGCCCACTTACAGCAAAGACCTAGTTGGGCCGCCAGACTTCAAGAGAGGGTAGGCATCGGCGGGTGTATCTGTTCACCAAAGCAATCGAAAGGAGACGAACAATGGAGTACAAGGATCCGATCAAGGTATCACCGAACAACTACCGCCTGCTTCTCGAGGACGGGGACTACCGGCTCGTGGAAATGTGGCTGCCGGCCGGGACCAGCGACATCGAGCATTCTCACCCTAACGAGATGGTCTATTTCATCACCGGAGGTAAGGCGCGCATTCATCTTCCCGGTGGTGAATCCGTGGAGCTGGAGATACCGGACGGGCATGCTATGAAGCACGAACCCTGGACCCACCGTGTCGAAAACATCGGCGCCACGGACATCAAGGCAATCCTGTTCGAACGTAAGTGAGGAACGTCGCGGACTGAGACGTTCACGTGGGCGCCTAACGAGCGCTTGCAGCCGACGGCCGGCGCGCATCACTCTTTGCATGACTGGGAGGCGCGCCGTCCGCGGCTGAAACGCACGCTGTTAGGCCGGTGCAGGCGTTCGTGGTGGCGGCCATCTTGTTCACAAGGGAGGTCTCATGACCGGTACTCGCAGCGGCGCTCTCGCGGCTGGTCTGATCCTCACCCTGGGCGCATGCCAGCCGCCCGCCGATCAGAGCGCGAGTGCCGCGGCCGCGGTCCGCGCTGCTGACAGCGCCTGGGCGCAGGCCTTCGCCCGCAAGGATCTGGCAGGGTATCTCGCGTTCGTGGACTCCGCGGCCTCCATCCAGCAGCCCAATGCCCCGACGGTCACAGGCGCCGCCGCCATTCGCGCCCTCATCGAAGGCTTCTATGCCCTGCCCAATCTCAGCGGGACCTGGCAGCCGACCAGGGTGGAGGCGGCACGCTCCGGCGACCTGGCGTATTCGACCGGGACCTACGAGCTGAGCTTCAATGATGCGTCCGGGAAGCCGGTCACGGAGCGGGGC is a genomic window of Gemmatimonadales bacterium containing:
- a CDS encoding DUF4440 domain-containing protein → MTGTRSGALAAGLILTLGACQPPADQSASAAAAVRAADSAWAQAFARKDLAGYLAFVDSAASIQQPNAPTVTGAAAIRALIEGFYALPNLSGTWQPTRVEAARSGDLAYSTGTYELSFNDASGKPVTERGKYVEIWRRQVDGSSKMVVESFNSDLPLPGAASN